CTATGAATTTCGTTGCGCTGACAGTTCCATTAACTGATAAATCGCTGGCAGCATAAGCGTTCCCCACGAAGATATTGCCATTAATATCAATTCTCATTTTCTCTTTACCGTTTATCCTAAACTCCAGACCTTGAGAATTGCCTTTGACATCAATGTATGAAGTATCATCGTTATCTCCCTTGATATCCAGACAGATTTCTCCCTCATCACCGAGACGCAGATGGCTACCGTTCCAACGCCTTCCGAGTAGCGTTAAAGAAGGATAACCATTGCCGATGATTAAAAGCCCTTCCTTATCATAATCATCTGGAACATATTGATCTTCGCCTGCATAAGTAAATTCGCCAATCTGGAGCTTTCCTGATGGGCTCTTTGTACCGATGCCGACGATGCCATTATAAAAAATACTATCAGGGACTGCACCATCTGACCATTTGCCTTCATTGATACCTGTTAATCCTGATCCATCGCCTATGAACTTATCTGCCTTAATGGTGCCTATAACAGATAGTCTATCGGTTGCAGATGGTGGTGTCCCGATACCCACGTTGTTCTTATAATAAATCCCGGCAGGGTCGCCGAGCCATTGGGTTTTACCGGTTAACTTCGAGCCGTCACCTATGAACTCCTTGGCTTTGACAGGGCCGTCAACGTATAAATTACCTAATAATTCCACATTACCCTTTCCATCAATACTGATTCTGATCAATTCCCGGGTCATGAGATAAATAGAATTGGACCCACCCATCGAGTTAATTTGCAGGCCACCTCCACCAGTACCTTCAGCCTGAATCCTGATATCGCTGTTTGTATCCTCAGTCGAAAGCCTTAATGCGTAACCGTCATTGCTTTTCACATCTAACCCATAACCTGGCGTGGATGTGCCAATGCCAACATTGCCTTTATCATAATAAATCCCGGCAGGGTCATTGAGCCATTGGCTGGCTCCTGTTAACTGCGAACCATCACCTAAGAACACATCTGCTTTAACAGTGCCGGCGACCTCTAATTCATTTGACGGCTTATCCGTCCCGATACCGACATAGCCGCCATTACGGTTTATATAAGTATTTGCAGCGCTATTATTTATTAACAAGGCTTCAAGCTCTTTTGACCAGAGAATATCCGCTTTCTGTGTGCCATCTTCATAGAAAGATATCACCGGGTCGGGTATGAATTCTGCCAGCATTGGTACGGGGGCCGGACTGGAACCATGGATCCTGACATAATCACCTGACATAGAATCAATCGGTTGAACAAGAAGATCCCCGTTCCTTACTTCAAGTTTTGATTCCGGATTCAGCGTCCCAATACCGACATTCCCCATAATCTCGGCATTTTCGGCTAAATTCAATGTATCTCCTGAGAATCCAGATGCATTAATGTTAGTGGCTTTAACTGTGCCATTAACGTGCAGTAGTTTTTCAGATGGTTCATCGATACCTATGCCAACATTGCCATCGTTATCAACAATCAGGGCAGGGTCAGGAGAGCCGTCTGAACCCACGAGTTTGCTGTGCTTATGGAGTTCATCTGCAATTGAAGCATCGGTCAATTTAAGCACATTGTCACCGTAAACTAAATCTAACAAATTATTTTCAAGACCGATTTTCCATTTGCTATTTTTCTCAATAGCCTCCTCTCGCCATATTATCTGGGCATTTGGTGCTGTCCCACCCCGATAAACCTCTAAACCGCCATCACCAATAAGCGGTTTTTTATTCCCGGGGGGTGGATAATCATGTACTGTAATGATATTGTCTGAAATTACTACTCCTTCTTTCCGGGTCCCTTTGACTGTAAGATTACCATCAATCGTACAATTACCATCGACTGCCAGATTTTTATCACCCGGATCAGATGTGCCTCCGATGTGCAGACCGCCGGGCATCCCGCTTTTTACCTCAAGCGTCCCATTAACAGTGCAATTGCCATCTACGACCAGATTTTTATCACCCGGCTCAGACGTGCTTCCGATACGAAGACCGCCTGTGAAATTCGTTAAAGGAGAATTGATTTGAATCCCGTTTTCAGCATCAAACTTCTTTCCCTCGATAGAAAGTGCGCTTTCTTCCCCATCCACAGATAGCGCCAGTTTACCGTAGGCTCCAGCATAAATGCGGTCTTCATTTTCGATATGGACATGTCCATCTATCAATTTGACCTTTGCCAGTATGATATGACTTTCATTGTCAGGTTTATTTTCAGGTTTAACTGCAATTAATTCAACTTTGGCTGTTTCCAGCCAGTTGATTTCTTCACTCCCCCCCTTCGACTCATCAGTATAGTTTTTTTCCTCAAACCGATAAATATAAAAATAGACTCCATCACCTTCAGCTGCAGTGCCTTTGAGTTCGATATCATCTGTCTCAGCAAAAAGAATGATCTCCTGACTTACATCATCTTCATTTGCTGCTTTCACCTTATTGAGCGCCATGCCCGGCTTTATTTTTACACTTGTGGGATTGGATCCCTCTACTACCTCCAGTCCCCATACTATCCCGTGGCTGTGCAGATGCCCGTTATGAAGCCGCCGCATCCTGATATGATAATTCTGGTCAAGCACGAACTCTTCCTGTTTCAGGAACAGTTCATTAAAGTATCGCATCCTTCTGACTTCTTTCATTTTCTCAATGTCATCCAACGTTATCATATTTTTACCTCCTTGTTTTATTATAATCATTTCTCTTAATATCTTTAAACTCACTCGATTTCCATTGACAGATCATGCCTCCGTGCTTTCGCGGATCAAGCTTCCAAGCAGTGTATCCACCCCGATTTTTGAATGTACTCCTATTTGCATGGTGGGTGCCTCAGTAATCAGATAATAATATGTGTGAGCCGGTTTTTCAAGATTGATGATGTTCCTTATGACGCGCCTCCTCTTTTCCAGTATCTCCCGACTCGCTGTGGGCAGCTCGATATATACCTGGAAATAATAGGGGCGTCCTTCCCGTATCGCTGTATTCGTTCCGATCGTGGAACTGACGCCTATCTGTAATGTCTCCAGGAACTCATTTATTGATATCTTGACATCTTCGCCCACATAGATCCGGATGAACTTTCGCAGTCCGTCAAGCGTTCCTCGCCTCTGGTACAGCGGGATTATCTTCGCAATAAGATCGCGCTTTTTCGCAGCGTTATTCTCATTCCATTCATCCTCTTCTCTCGGAACAAGGGCCATCCAGCCTGCAAGCCAGGGAAGGAACTCAAGAGGCATATTAAGAGGTTCGAAATAGATATGGATCTGGTCAATTATTTCCTCTATACCTTTTCTTTGAGTTACTTCATAAGGGAACGCTTCTACCAGAAGCATCATGTTCAGGCGGATGAGGTCATTACCGACCGGATTTTTTTCAAGAAGCTCTGCGGTTTCAGGAGATAATTTTATCCTCTGGAAGCGGTTTTTTTCATATATCGAATTTCCAAGGAGCAGGTTCTTGAATTCTTCATTCAGGGCTTTTTGAAGGGCTTCTGACGGCTGACTTGCATTCATGAACTCATCCAGAATCCGCCTGTTCTCTTGTGAAAATCTATCCTTAATGAAAACGGACAGGGGATTATTAGCATCAAGCAATTTGTACGCCAGACCAGCCGGATCTTTGATCTCCACGCGGAACAGTGAGTATTTTGAAAGGATGTTCTCAAATACTTTCAGGAACCTTTCAAGAAAGCCATCTTTTTCTATCTGATAGATGGCAGGCAAATACCGAAGATAATTTCTGTCGTTATTGTCATTCATATTTCACCGTTTCTATGTCGAATTTCTCCAATGCGATCAGCTGGTGCTTCTCGATCGCAAGTGTCGAAGCATTTTCAACATCGTTTATCCAGATTTTAGCGACATAGTCTACGC
This genomic stretch from Candidatus Methanoperedens sp. harbors:
- a CDS encoding phage tail protein, yielding MNDNNDRNYLRYLPAIYQIEKDGFLERFLKVFENILSKYSLFRVEIKDPAGLAYKLLDANNPLSVFIKDRFSQENRRILDEFMNASQPSEALQKALNEEFKNLLLGNSIYEKNRFQRIKLSPETAELLEKNPVGNDLIRLNMMLLVEAFPYEVTQRKGIEEIIDQIHIYFEPLNMPLEFLPWLAGWMALVPREEDEWNENNAAKKRDLIAKIIPLYQRRGTLDGLRKFIRIYVGEDVKISINEFLETLQIGVSSTIGTNTAIREGRPYYFQVYIELPTASREILEKRRRVIRNIINLEKPAHTYYYLITEAPTMQIGVHSKIGVDTLLGSLIRESTEA